A window of Nodosilinea sp. FACHB-141 contains these coding sequences:
- a CDS encoding GGDEF domain-containing protein, translated as MIALMPHGSCFLWDLQLTSLHVVSDLAVAIAYFSIPLLLLLNRQHIDTQIRPVLLLFAAFIFSCGIGHCLRVWNIWHTNYWLEGAWTWITAMISLYTAWELKGLVPQLLNTHKDLVTIRALVEQDPLTGIANRRGLEAALTALVYQPGATGHTLMLLDLDGFKDINDTYGHSVGDQLLQAVGQVLSRQIRTTDLAARIGGDEFALLMVGCLPEEALDKAEVIRQEILQITMPQLQPPSRCPLVSVSIGISGFTSDQGVTQSYQLADAALYAAKYNGKNQIKVASPVVA; from the coding sequence ATGATTGCTCTTATGCCCCACGGGTCGTGTTTCCTGTGGGATCTCCAGCTGACGTCTCTGCATGTGGTTAGTGACTTAGCCGTAGCAATAGCCTACTTTTCGATTCCGCTGCTGCTGCTGCTGAACCGACAGCACATCGACACCCAGATTCGGCCGGTGCTGCTGCTCTTTGCGGCCTTTATTTTTAGCTGTGGCATTGGCCACTGCCTGCGTGTGTGGAACATCTGGCACACCAACTACTGGCTCGAAGGCGCTTGGACCTGGATTACCGCCATGATTAGCCTCTACACTGCCTGGGAACTCAAAGGGTTGGTGCCGCAGCTGCTCAACACCCACAAGGACCTGGTCACCATTCGGGCGCTGGTAGAGCAAGATCCCCTCACCGGCATTGCCAACCGTCGGGGGCTAGAGGCCGCCCTAACGGCCCTAGTCTATCAGCCCGGGGCAACGGGGCACACCCTCATGCTGCTCGACCTCGACGGGTTCAAAGACATTAACGACACCTACGGCCACAGCGTAGGCGACCAGCTGCTTCAGGCCGTCGGGCAGGTGCTCAGTCGCCAGATTCGCACCACTGACCTGGCTGCCCGTATCGGCGGTGACGAGTTTGCCCTGCTCATGGTGGGTTGCCTGCCCGAAGAAGCCTTAGATAAGGCCGAGGTCATTCGCCAAGAGATTTTGCAGATCACTATGCCCCAGCTCCAGCCTCCCAGCCGTTGCCCACTGGTCTCGGTCAGCATTGGCATCAGCGGCTTTACCTCTGACCAGGGCGTTACCCAGAGCTATCAACTGGCCGACGCGGCCCTCTACGCGGCTAAGTACAACGGCAAAAACCAGATTAAGGTAGCCTCTCCCGTGGTTGCATAG
- the gcvT gene encoding glycine cleavage system aminomethyltransferase GcvT, whose amino-acid sequence MTLLQTPLYSACVEQKARMTEFAGWSMPVQFSGIKQEHQAVRQRAGLFDISHMGKFELRGPGVIAALQTLVPSNLGRLTQGQAQYTVLLNPKGGIVDDLIVYLKSSPAGSGTGLETVALIVNAATTDKDKTWLLEHLAGTGIELVDESRDRALISIQGPAAAALLQPHAALDLNALGRFAHRDTALLGQLAWVARTGYTGEDGFEIMTDPDIALALWQTLIETGAAPCGLGARDTLRLEAAMALYGQDIDDTTSPLEAGLGWLVHLDEKGDFIGRSVLEQQRAEGVSHRLVGLAMAGRHIARHDYPVIYQGDRVGTVTSGTLAPTLNIPIALAYVAAPLAKVGQALEVEVRGEPQAATVVKRPFYRAK is encoded by the coding sequence ATGACATTATTGCAAACGCCTCTCTATTCTGCCTGCGTCGAGCAAAAGGCGCGCATGACTGAGTTTGCTGGCTGGTCTATGCCTGTGCAGTTTAGCGGCATCAAGCAAGAGCACCAGGCAGTACGGCAGCGGGCTGGGCTATTCGACATCTCTCATATGGGCAAGTTTGAGCTGCGAGGGCCGGGCGTAATTGCTGCCTTACAAACCTTAGTGCCCTCTAACCTGGGGCGACTTACCCAGGGCCAGGCCCAGTACACCGTGCTGCTCAACCCCAAAGGCGGTATTGTCGACGATTTGATCGTCTACCTCAAGTCATCGCCCGCTGGCTCAGGGACGGGTTTGGAGACTGTGGCGCTGATTGTCAATGCTGCCACCACCGACAAGGATAAAACCTGGCTGCTGGAGCATCTGGCGGGTACAGGGATAGAGCTGGTAGATGAATCGCGCGATCGCGCCCTAATCTCCATCCAGGGGCCTGCCGCCGCCGCCCTGCTCCAGCCCCATGCAGCCCTCGACTTGAATGCTCTGGGCCGCTTTGCCCACCGAGACACGGCCCTACTGGGGCAGTTGGCCTGGGTTGCCCGCACCGGCTATACCGGTGAAGACGGCTTTGAAATTATGACTGACCCCGACATCGCCCTGGCCCTATGGCAGACCCTGATCGAGACCGGTGCTGCCCCCTGCGGCCTCGGGGCGCGCGATACCCTGCGATTGGAGGCCGCCATGGCCCTCTACGGCCAAGACATCGATGACACTACCAGTCCACTGGAGGCGGGCTTAGGTTGGCTGGTGCACCTAGACGAAAAGGGGGATTTTATCGGGCGCTCGGTGCTTGAGCAGCAGCGAGCCGAGGGTGTCAGCCACCGCCTGGTAGGCTTGGCCATGGCGGGCCGCCACATCGCCCGCCACGATTACCCGGTGATCTACCAGGGCGATCGCGTCGGCACCGTCACCAGCGGCACCCTCGCCCCTACGCTCAATATCCCCATTGCCCTGGCCTATGTCGCCGCTCCCCTGGCTAAGGTGGGGCAGGCCCTTGAGGTCGAAGTGCGCGGTGAACCCCAGGCAGCGACGGTGGTGAAGCGGCCGTTTTATCGGGCGAAGTGA
- the gcvH gene encoding glycine cleavage system protein GcvH: MAFEYPETLKYLDSHEYARADDDEGIVTVGITAFAIDQMGDIVFLELPEIGDSVEKGEKFGTVESVKAVEELKSPVSGEVLERNEALVEAPEQIGDDPYGDGWLVKIKATDLDDLDDALTADEYKDQVGG; this comes from the coding sequence ATGGCATTTGAATATCCCGAAACCCTAAAGTATCTCGACAGTCACGAATATGCCCGCGCCGATGACGACGAGGGCATTGTCACCGTGGGGATTACCGCCTTTGCGATCGACCAAATGGGGGACATTGTCTTCTTGGAACTGCCTGAGATCGGTGACAGCGTCGAAAAAGGTGAAAAGTTTGGCACGGTGGAGTCGGTCAAGGCGGTAGAAGAGCTGAAATCGCCGGTTTCTGGCGAGGTGCTAGAGCGCAACGAGGCGCTGGTTGAAGCGCCCGAGCAGATTGGCGATGACCCCTACGGCGACGGCTGGTTGGTTAAAATCAAAGCCACCGACCTCGACGATCTCGATGACGCCCTCACCGCCGACGAGTACAAAGACCAGGTGGGCGGCTGA
- a CDS encoding chromosome segregation ATPase yields the protein MASDQDTSERPIYPGPTHGSSRPVPLPPGLPVREPGSPRYDPLAELRQRTDHGAVVAPAAPVQPRPRRALVQRLAKTWPVWSVGVLVLVSGVGAMSAISLFRIPNLPNCRAIFWPTASATTRLQCAEAYAEQATVEGYLEAIALLESLPSDHPLRGEIDLRIEDWSEKILALAENTFQAGDLAEAIAIAQRIPNHTAAAQLVSQQVSDWNQIWKEAETIYQAAEADLKALAFQDAFAKAIQLLDVDNTHWQTTKYDELTAKITAAREDLNTLGKAKELARQGTLKAMQEALKIAQSIDSKSPVYAEAQTVIRQFGRDLLDMAESALERRDAEAAGQMLEAIPAALNMGAEIADMRTLIDATQLSWQGGISGLEGAIVRLQSIGADRPLYNKAQGLMRRWQEEVEGRSQLEWARQVATPGTIADLQAAIIEAQKVSSANPAWDDAEDQISRWRSQIETSEDRPILSQAQQQAQVGDLAGAIATARQIGSGRALYDEAQGEISQWRADLQRAEDGPLLAQARQLAAQGRLAEAVAVASRIGSGRALHSDAQANIQTWRGQLQGQQLLQQAYQVAQSGTVGALVDAIRLAQQVPESSSQRAEATQALTRWSWDILRLAETEAVTNPSRAITLAEAVPAQTEAYAQAQLRLREWRAALEPQGGMTMP from the coding sequence ATGGCTTCGGACCAAGACACCTCTGAGCGACCAATTTATCCAGGGCCAACCCATGGGTCTTCTCGACCTGTGCCGCTGCCCCCGGGGCTCCCCGTTCGCGAGCCAGGGTCGCCTCGCTATGATCCCCTGGCCGAACTGCGGCAGCGGACCGATCACGGTGCCGTGGTGGCTCCTGCGGCTCCTGTGCAGCCGCGGCCGCGTCGTGCCCTGGTGCAGCGGCTGGCAAAAACCTGGCCAGTCTGGTCGGTAGGGGTTCTGGTACTGGTGTCTGGGGTGGGGGCGATGTCGGCCATCAGCCTGTTTCGGATTCCTAACTTGCCTAACTGTCGGGCAATTTTTTGGCCGACCGCGTCGGCAACGACCCGGTTGCAGTGCGCCGAAGCCTACGCCGAGCAGGCCACGGTGGAGGGTTATTTAGAGGCGATCGCCCTACTGGAATCCCTACCTTCCGATCACCCGCTGCGAGGCGAGATCGACCTGCGCATTGAAGACTGGTCTGAAAAGATTTTGGCGCTGGCCGAAAACACGTTTCAGGCGGGCGATTTAGCTGAGGCGATCGCGATCGCCCAGCGCATTCCCAACCACACCGCTGCCGCCCAGCTCGTCAGCCAGCAGGTCAGCGACTGGAACCAGATCTGGAAAGAGGCTGAAACCATCTACCAGGCCGCTGAGGCTGACCTCAAGGCGCTGGCCTTTCAGGATGCTTTCGCCAAAGCCATTCAGCTGCTAGACGTAGACAACACCCACTGGCAAACCACCAAATACGACGAGCTGACCGCTAAAATTACCGCCGCCCGCGAAGATCTCAACACGCTGGGCAAGGCCAAAGAGCTAGCCCGTCAGGGTACGCTCAAAGCCATGCAGGAGGCACTGAAGATCGCCCAGAGCATCGATAGCAAGAGCCCGGTCTACGCTGAGGCGCAGACGGTGATTCGCCAGTTTGGGCGCGATCTGCTAGATATGGCTGAATCTGCCCTAGAGCGGCGCGATGCCGAGGCGGCGGGGCAAATGCTAGAGGCAATTCCAGCGGCGCTGAACATGGGAGCCGAAATTGCTGACATGCGCACGCTGATCGACGCCACCCAGCTATCGTGGCAGGGCGGCATTAGCGGACTGGAGGGAGCCATTGTGCGACTCCAAAGCATTGGGGCCGATCGCCCCCTCTACAACAAGGCCCAAGGCCTGATGCGTCGCTGGCAGGAGGAAGTAGAGGGGCGATCGCAGCTAGAGTGGGCCCGGCAGGTGGCGACCCCCGGCACCATCGCCGACCTCCAGGCCGCCATCATTGAGGCCCAAAAAGTGTCCAGCGCCAACCCCGCCTGGGATGACGCTGAGGATCAAATTAGCCGCTGGCGGAGTCAGATCGAAACCAGCGAAGATAGGCCTATTCTCAGCCAGGCGCAGCAGCAGGCCCAGGTGGGGGATTTGGCTGGAGCGATCGCCACCGCCCGTCAGATTGGCTCTGGCCGCGCCCTCTACGACGAAGCCCAGGGAGAGATTAGCCAATGGCGGGCCGACCTCCAGCGGGCCGAAGACGGTCCTCTGCTGGCCCAAGCTCGCCAGCTCGCCGCCCAGGGTCGATTAGCTGAAGCCGTGGCGGTAGCCTCGCGTATTGGCTCAGGCCGCGCTCTGCACAGCGATGCCCAGGCCAACATTCAAACCTGGCGAGGTCAGCTCCAGGGGCAGCAGTTGTTACAACAGGCCTACCAGGTGGCTCAGTCGGGTACCGTGGGTGCCCTAGTGGATGCGATACGGCTGGCTCAGCAGGTGCCCGAGAGCAGCTCCCAGCGGGCCGAGGCCACCCAAGCTCTCACCCGCTGGAGCTGGGACATTTTGCGCCTAGCCGAAACCGAAGCTGTGACCAACCCCAGCCGGGCGATCACCCTAGCCGAAGCCGTGCCCGCCCAAACTGAAGCCTATGCCCAAGCCCAGCTGCGCCTGCGCGAGTGGCGCGCCGCCCTAGAGCCTCAGGGCGGCATGACTATGCCCTAG
- a CDS encoding bifunctional diguanylate cyclase/phosphodiesterase: MTAEPLRALIVEDSDDDLLLLLRELRRAGFAPSWVQVQTADDFRAALEAEDWDVVLSDYQLPQFNAPAALEILQQSPCDLPFIVISGTVGEATAVTMMRAGAHDYVMKDNLSRLAEAVRREVREAHSRRDRRAAMTELDRTRELLHLAIEGSGIGIWDWQVQTGEVWTSDRCAALMGYSTDDLGPARIDTWQRFVHPDDWRHKKVALQRHFEGDTPAYNCEFRLRHRQGHWVWVLDRGKVVEWDDARRPLRMSGTYTDITERRLAEAEHRRVADQMLFNSLHDALTQLPNRNFLMQRLELAIQRCRRGSQRQFAVLFLDLDHFKVINDSLGHLTGDEVLVVVAQKLRSLIRTSDLAARLGGDEFVLLLEDIDTLHEPVRIAERLLQELQVPLTVGGHNVFLNASIGIVMGVGDYHSPSDSLRDADIAMYRAKAQGRGRYVVFNESMHLQALQRLQLEQELRDAIDRNQLVLYYQPIFQLKTKEISGFEALVRWQHPTRGFISPDSFIPIAEETGLIVPLDRWVLTQATQQLAIWHQLYPHRADLTVSVNFSVKDLLRADLLSDLTRILGQTGLQGHHLNLEITESTLIEDIQAMVTILQQLKHHGFTVTIDDFGTGYSSLSYLHQLPVDALKIDRSFVMAMEANRRNSDIVETIITLSNRLGLAAIAEGVETEAQLCHLQHLNCELGQGYWFAKPLPAEEAETLLLSTPASTAATL; encoded by the coding sequence ATGACTGCTGAACCCCTACGGGCGCTAATTGTAGAAGATTCTGACGACGATCTGCTGCTGCTGCTGCGCGAGCTACGGCGGGCGGGGTTCGCTCCTAGCTGGGTGCAGGTGCAAACGGCAGACGACTTTCGCGCTGCCCTGGAGGCTGAGGACTGGGATGTGGTGCTGTCTGACTATCAGCTGCCCCAGTTCAACGCCCCCGCCGCTCTGGAGATACTGCAGCAAAGCCCCTGCGATCTGCCGTTTATCGTGATCTCGGGCACCGTGGGGGAGGCCACCGCCGTCACCATGATGCGGGCCGGAGCCCACGACTACGTGATGAAAGACAATCTTTCTCGCCTGGCCGAGGCAGTGCGGCGCGAGGTGCGCGAGGCCCACAGCCGCCGCGATCGCCGGGCAGCCATGACCGAACTCGATCGCACCCGCGAGCTGCTGCACCTGGCCATCGAGGGCTCTGGCATTGGCATCTGGGATTGGCAGGTGCAAACCGGGGAAGTCTGGACCAGCGATCGCTGTGCTGCACTGATGGGCTACAGCACCGATGACCTCGGCCCGGCCCGTATCGACACCTGGCAGCGTTTTGTCCACCCCGACGACTGGCGCCACAAAAAGGTCGCTCTGCAGCGCCACTTTGAGGGCGACACCCCCGCCTACAACTGCGAGTTTCGGCTGCGCCACCGCCAGGGCCACTGGGTGTGGGTGCTCGACCGGGGCAAAGTCGTCGAGTGGGATGACGCTCGCCGCCCCCTGCGCATGAGCGGCACCTATACCGACATCACCGAGCGGCGGCTGGCCGAGGCCGAGCACCGCCGCGTGGCCGATCAGATGCTGTTTAACAGCCTTCACGATGCCCTCACCCAGCTGCCCAACCGCAACTTTTTGATGCAGCGGCTTGAACTGGCCATTCAGCGCTGCCGGCGCGGTAGCCAGCGCCAGTTTGCGGTCCTGTTCCTCGATTTAGATCACTTCAAGGTGATTAACGACAGCCTCGGCCACCTGACGGGGGATGAGGTGCTGGTGGTGGTGGCCCAGAAGCTGCGATCGCTGATTCGCACTAGTGATCTAGCCGCTCGTCTCGGGGGTGACGAGTTTGTGCTGCTGCTCGAAGACATCGACACCCTGCACGAGCCCGTGCGCATTGCCGAACGGCTGCTGCAAGAGCTGCAAGTGCCTCTGACCGTGGGCGGGCACAACGTCTTTCTCAACGCCAGCATCGGCATTGTGATGGGTGTGGGTGATTACCACAGCCCCTCCGACTCCCTGCGCGACGCCGATATTGCCATGTATCGGGCCAAGGCCCAGGGGCGAGGCCGTTACGTGGTATTTAACGAGTCAATGCACCTGCAAGCTCTACAGCGGCTCCAGCTTGAGCAGGAGCTGCGTGACGCCATTGATCGAAATCAGCTGGTACTTTACTACCAGCCCATTTTTCAGCTCAAGACCAAGGAGATCTCGGGGTTCGAGGCTCTGGTGCGGTGGCAGCACCCCACTCGCGGCTTCATTTCCCCCGACAGTTTTATCCCCATTGCTGAAGAAACCGGGCTGATTGTCCCCCTCGATCGCTGGGTCTTGACCCAAGCTACCCAGCAGCTAGCGATCTGGCACCAGCTCTACCCCCACCGGGCCGATCTGACGGTGAGCGTCAACTTTTCGGTTAAAGACCTACTGCGCGCCGATCTGCTCAGTGACCTCACCCGCATCCTGGGGCAAACCGGGCTTCAGGGCCACCACCTTAACCTCGAAATCACCGAAAGCACCCTGATCGAAGACATTCAGGCCATGGTGACAATTTTGCAGCAGCTCAAACACCACGGCTTTACCGTCACCATCGACGACTTTGGCACTGGCTATTCATCCCTCAGCTACCTGCACCAGCTTCCCGTCGACGCTCTCAAGATCGATCGCTCCTTTGTCATGGCCATGGAGGCTAACCGCCGCAACTCCGACATTGTGGAGACCATTATTACGCTGAGTAATCGCCTAGGGCTGGCTGCGATCGCCGAAGGGGTCGAAACCGAAGCCCAGCTCTGCCACCTGCAACACCTAAACTGCGAGCTAGGTCAGGGTTACTGGTTTGCCAAACCCCTGCCCGCCGAAGAGGCCGAAACCCTGCTGCTGTCGACACCCGCTAGCACTGCGGCTACACTCTAG
- a CDS encoding response regulator: MTALRPILLVEDNPDDERLTLRALRQGHLANPIVVARNGEEALRQVLDSTLLPCVVLLDLKLPKIDGLEVLRQIRSSDRTRLLPVVILTSSSEDRDIIESYSLGANSYVRKPVNIDEFTEAVRQLGLYWALISELPPTLP; this comes from the coding sequence ATGACGGCGCTGCGCCCGATTCTACTGGTGGAAGACAACCCTGACGATGAGCGCCTTACCCTGCGCGCCCTGCGCCAGGGCCACCTAGCTAACCCCATTGTGGTTGCTCGCAACGGCGAAGAGGCCTTGCGGCAGGTGTTGGACTCAACCTTGCTGCCCTGTGTGGTGCTGCTCGATCTCAAATTGCCTAAGATCGACGGGTTAGAGGTGCTGCGGCAAATCCGATCCAGCGATCGCACCCGACTGCTGCCGGTCGTCATCCTCACCTCGTCTAGCGAAGACCGGGATATCATTGAAAGCTACAGCCTGGGAGCGAACAGCTACGTTCGCAAGCCCGTCAATATTGACGAGTTTACCGAAGCCGTGCGCCAGCTCGGCCTCTATTGGGCATTGATAAGTGAGCTGCCTCCCACTCTGCCATGA
- a CDS encoding PAS domain-containing protein — protein MGQLWSQTPITEEGLLHQEAAPRDPVSLLLLVADGSERTRFNPPAAIAPPAFTLIEAATLTQALDLWLTGRADWAVLDLAWAAGSGLTFLSALGECQQRPLPVVVLVGPGQERTALEAMKLGAADYLFTEDFTPEDLWARLKKVGLGSQRALSDTPDKARQHYQNLVENSPDIIERFDCDLRHLYVSPALTRILGMDAAAFLGKTCRDLGFDNAMVNAWEAAAAVVLATGEKQSIEFTTPTASGWRHFEMAIAPEWSESGQIESLLCISRDISDRVVAQQTQQRLLTEAQTAQHEAQAARDGLVRVFDRINDGIIAFDRDSRCVYLNPSGEQILGRSALKILGNHVWDEFPEAVDTPIYQVYHRTIEQQQPEFLEYYFPPLDSWFEMRLYPDSKGTTVYFTDISDRKAAAASRQKTEQLRHELALLERILESVLAGYWDIDFVANTAYMSPSLKRMFGYADHELSDAIDTWQTLILPEDLPPTLDNFNQHIQSHGEVPYYNEVRYRHKDGSIVWVICAGQVIAWDDAGHPLQMVGCHVDITQLKQTDAQLRKSRVHLQEAQRIGNLGSWEFEVATDRIVWSEQVYRIFGLEIGVSPPSFEALQSCFHPDDQNRHRQTVEATLTTHQPYDDEFRIVRADGSEGYIHAKGEALVDSAGQLTHLTGTVQDISDRKHSEAERQRAETQLQDLSLRLSLALESGRIGTWGWDLHQAVRWDQRMYEIWGFEDLGRAAVFDDWASRVYGGDWPTVEAAIHQALEDGLPYDIEFRFYRPDGELRWVRAAAMVQRSPAGEALAMVGINYDITDQKQATVELEDLSARLTLALESGSFGCWDWNVVTNAITWDQRLIELYDFDEERPTTYQDWRSRVHSDDLQLVEAALQAALETGAPYDGEFRICRRDGELRWIKASALVYRTPKGQPLSMVGINYDITEKKRAETQRQELSLRLSLALESSKLGSWELDLMSEQVSWDQRMYAMYSLTPREPGLTLQDWRHCIHSEDRNWMDVVFARILEGDSPPTLEFRIDRGNGELRWIRATAVAQYDSNGRPVRMIGTNADITEAKQAEQHLLRTTAQLEASNHELEAFAYSVSHDLRAPLRAIDGFSRALVEDYGDQFGEEGRDYFDRIRHNVGRMGQLIDDLLRLSRVSRQAMTYRSVDLSALVQEQIDELQRVDADRTVTVTIAPALTVTADPTLMRVAIANLVQNAWKFTAQQPSACIEFGLERQQGEPVYYLRDNGAGFDMAYADKLFGVFQRLHNTDEFPGTGIGLATVQRAIHRQGGRVWAEAAVEQGATFYFTLPGGLGAEVQP, from the coding sequence ATGGGCCAGCTTTGGTCTCAGACCCCAATTACAGAAGAAGGCCTTTTGCACCAAGAAGCGGCACCGCGTGACCCAGTGAGCCTGCTGCTACTGGTTGCGGACGGATCTGAACGCACCCGGTTTAACCCGCCCGCTGCGATCGCCCCACCCGCCTTTACCCTGATCGAGGCCGCTACGCTCACCCAAGCTTTGGACCTGTGGCTCACCGGTAGGGCAGACTGGGCCGTCCTAGACTTAGCCTGGGCCGCAGGCAGCGGGCTAACATTTTTGAGCGCCCTGGGCGAATGCCAGCAGCGTCCCCTGCCTGTGGTGGTGCTGGTTGGGCCTGGGCAGGAGCGCACTGCCCTAGAGGCAATGAAGCTCGGGGCCGCTGACTACCTCTTTACCGAGGACTTCACCCCGGAAGATCTCTGGGCCAGGTTGAAGAAAGTTGGCCTAGGATCGCAGCGAGCTTTATCCGATACCCCGGATAAAGCTCGTCAGCATTACCAAAATCTGGTCGAAAACTCCCCCGATATTATTGAGCGGTTCGATTGCGACCTGCGCCACCTCTACGTCAGCCCGGCGCTAACCAGAATTTTGGGTATGGATGCGGCCGCCTTCTTGGGCAAAACCTGCCGCGATCTCGGTTTTGACAACGCCATGGTCAACGCCTGGGAAGCGGCGGCGGCCGTGGTGCTAGCTACCGGAGAGAAGCAGTCGATTGAATTCACCACCCCGACAGCTAGCGGCTGGCGGCACTTCGAGATGGCGATCGCCCCCGAGTGGTCGGAGTCGGGACAGATCGAGTCGCTGCTGTGCATTTCGCGCGATATTAGCGATCGCGTGGTGGCCCAGCAGACCCAGCAGCGACTGCTCACCGAGGCCCAGACGGCCCAGCACGAAGCTCAGGCGGCGCGAGACGGGCTAGTCCGCGTGTTTGACCGCATCAACGACGGCATCATCGCCTTTGACCGCGATTCGCGCTGCGTGTACCTCAACCCTAGCGGCGAGCAAATCCTGGGACGATCGGCGCTAAAGATCCTTGGCAACCACGTTTGGGACGAGTTCCCTGAGGCGGTGGATACCCCCATTTACCAGGTCTATCACCGCACCATTGAGCAGCAGCAGCCCGAGTTCTTGGAGTACTACTTTCCGCCCTTAGACAGCTGGTTTGAGATGCGGCTCTATCCCGACAGCAAGGGCACCACGGTCTATTTTACGGATATTAGCGATCGCAAAGCCGCCGCCGCCAGTCGTCAAAAAACCGAGCAGCTGCGCCACGAGCTAGCGCTGCTAGAACGCATCCTAGAGTCAGTTTTGGCGGGCTATTGGGATATCGATTTCGTCGCCAACACCGCCTATATGAGCCCTAGCCTCAAGCGCATGTTTGGCTACGCCGACCACGAATTGTCTGACGCCATCGACACTTGGCAAACCCTGATTTTGCCCGAGGATTTGCCCCCCACCCTAGACAATTTCAATCAACATATTCAGAGCCACGGCGAGGTGCCTTACTACAATGAAGTGCGCTATCGCCACAAGGACGGTTCGATTGTTTGGGTGATCTGCGCTGGCCAGGTGATTGCCTGGGATGACGCCGGTCATCCCCTACAGATGGTAGGCTGCCACGTTGACATCACCCAGCTAAAGCAGACCGACGCACAGCTGAGAAAAAGTCGAGTTCATCTTCAGGAAGCTCAGCGCATTGGTAACCTGGGTAGCTGGGAGTTTGAAGTGGCCACCGATCGCATCGTCTGGTCAGAGCAGGTCTACCGCATTTTTGGCCTAGAAATAGGGGTCAGCCCCCCCAGTTTTGAGGCGTTGCAAAGCTGCTTCCATCCAGACGATCAAAACCGCCACCGCCAGACCGTAGAGGCGACCCTGACGACCCACCAGCCCTACGACGACGAATTTCGCATTGTGCGCGCCGATGGCAGCGAGGGCTACATCCACGCCAAGGGCGAAGCCTTGGTGGACAGCGCTGGCCAGCTCACCCACTTGACCGGCACCGTGCAAGACATTAGCGATCGCAAACACAGCGAGGCCGAGCGCCAGCGGGCCGAAACCCAGCTGCAAGACCTATCGCTGCGGCTGTCGCTGGCCCTAGAGTCAGGGCGCATTGGCACCTGGGGCTGGGATCTCCACCAAGCGGTCCGCTGGGATCAGCGCATGTACGAAATTTGGGGTTTCGAAGACCTGGGTCGAGCCGCTGTCTTCGACGACTGGGCTAGCCGCGTGTATGGCGGCGACTGGCCTACCGTCGAGGCAGCTATCCACCAAGCCTTGGAAGACGGCTTGCCCTACGACATCGAGTTTCGGTTTTACCGTCCTGACGGGGAGCTGCGGTGGGTACGCGCCGCAGCTATGGTGCAGCGATCGCCCGCTGGAGAAGCCCTGGCCATGGTGGGCATCAACTACGACATTACCGACCAGAAACAGGCCACCGTTGAGCTTGAGGACCTCTCAGCCCGGTTAACGCTGGCCTTAGAATCGGGGAGTTTTGGCTGTTGGGACTGGAATGTCGTCACCAATGCCATTACTTGGGATCAGCGCCTGATCGAGCTATATGACTTTGATGAGGAACGGCCTACTACTTACCAAGACTGGCGCAGTCGGGTTCACAGCGACGATCTGCAGTTGGTAGAAGCGGCCCTCCAGGCCGCCCTCGAAACTGGCGCCCCCTATGACGGTGAGTTTCGCATCTGTCGCAGGGACGGCGAACTGCGTTGGATTAAGGCCAGCGCATTGGTCTATCGCACCCCCAAGGGGCAGCCCCTGAGCATGGTAGGTATCAACTACGACATTACTGAGAAAAAGCGGGCAGAGACTCAACGGCAAGAGCTGTCCCTACGGCTGTCTTTGGCCCTAGAGTCGAGCAAATTGGGCAGCTGGGAGCTGGATCTGATGAGTGAACAGGTCAGTTGGGATCAACGCATGTATGCCATGTATAGCCTTACCCCTAGAGAGCCAGGGCTGACTCTTCAAGATTGGCGCCACTGCATTCATAGCGAAGATAGGAATTGGATGGATGTTGTCTTTGCCCGTATTCTGGAGGGCGATTCCCCGCCCACCCTTGAGTTTCGCATTGACCGGGGTAACGGCGAACTCCGCTGGATCAGAGCCACTGCCGTAGCCCAGTACGACTCTAACGGTCGACCCGTGCGCATGATTGGGACCAACGCCGACATTACCGAGGCCAAGCAGGCTGAGCAGCATCTGCTGCGCACTACCGCCCAGCTCGAAGCCTCGAACCACGAGCTCGAGGCCTTTGCCTACTCGGTCTCCCACGACCTGCGCGCTCCGCTGCGGGCGATTGACGGGTTTAGCCGCGCCCTAGTCGAAGACTACGGTGACCAGTTTGGAGAAGAGGGACGAGATTATTTCGATCGCATTCGTCACAATGTCGGCCGCATGGGGCAGCTGATTGACGATCTGCTGCGGCTGTCGCGGGTGTCGCGTCAGGCCATGACCTACCGGTCCGTTGACCTCAGTGCCCTGGTGCAGGAGCAGATCGATGAACTTCAAAGGGTGGATGCCGATCGCACCGTCACCGTCACCATTGCCCCCGCCCTCACCGTAACCGCCGACCCAACGCTGATGCGGGTGGCGATCGCCAACCTGGTGCAAAACGCCTGGAAATTTACGGCCCAGCAGCCCAGCGCCTGCATTGAGTTTGGGCTTGAAAGGCAGCAGGGTGAGCCCGTCTACTACCTGCGCGACAACGGCGCCGGGTTTGACATGGCCTACGCCGACAAGCTGTTTGGCGTGTTTCAGCGCCTGCACAACACCGACGAGTTTCCCGGCACCGGCATTGGCCTGGCGACGGTGCAGCGAGCGATTCACCGCCAGGGCGGGCGGGTTTGGGCGGAAGCTGCCGTCGAGCAGGGGGCCACCTTCTACTTCACCCTGCCGGGGGGCTTAGGAGCAGAGGTGCAGCCATGA